In a single window of the Rhodoferax saidenbachensis genome:
- a CDS encoding YhgE/Pip domain-containing protein, translated as MTHPLVATRKGGFRKQIAHILFIAQIEARFLIRFPRMLVASLVVALIPALYAVIYLSSVWDPAAKTGALPVALVNLDRGVEYHDSNFNIGWEVLANLRTSNRFGYRSVLDAEDARRMVREGTVAFALIIPEDFSSNALPGAEPGGGKLVVFTSEGNNYQSAALARHFAEELGHQVNERLNERRWALVLANAAGSQRSVERLREGVHELQQGAKELSGGANAVASGAKTVHTGANQLSEGVGQLSSGFKQLGEGLRTMDAKRPRNSDLARLQTGAEALANGHAEMGKGLVELQTGSQKLRTGVNQYRDEAKNSLLVSAQVTEGLDQLAEGVTQLDTGLQSARSAEQQLADGANRLSAGVGELTNGLRALNAGLRTAVGKLPEDRQLDALGNGAVDLAEGTAALAEGTQKVKSGSQRLTAGMDLLADALPASVSRLEGSAQGLANSVRPQMEVEAPVQNNGSSFAPNVIPAALWLGAGIVAFLFNVRAMPRQARFFSALAQLLGKMLIPALVVVVQALLVLLTVRFALNIHILHLPAFLLTLVTASLTFLLIVFALTRALGDAGKGLAMLFLAIQLTSSGGVLPIELSGKWFINLSPWLPLTWEVRALKATLFGAYGGAWGEPLLHVAAAGLVAAIVACTVGQWRFVKTAALRPAVDF; from the coding sequence ATGACCCACCCGTTGGTCGCCACCCGAAAGGGGGGCTTCAGAAAGCAGATCGCCCACATCTTGTTTATCGCGCAGATTGAGGCGCGTTTTCTGATACGGTTCCCGCGCATGCTGGTGGCTAGCCTGGTGGTCGCCCTGATACCCGCGCTGTATGCGGTCATTTACCTGTCCAGCGTCTGGGACCCAGCCGCCAAAACCGGCGCACTGCCGGTGGCCTTGGTAAATCTGGACCGCGGGGTTGAATACCACGACAGCAATTTCAACATCGGCTGGGAAGTACTGGCCAACCTGCGCACCAGCAACCGGTTCGGCTACCGCAGCGTGCTGGACGCGGAAGACGCCCGTCGCATGGTGCGCGAGGGTACGGTCGCCTTTGCCTTGATCATTCCTGAAGACTTCAGCTCCAACGCACTCCCAGGCGCCGAACCCGGCGGGGGCAAGCTGGTGGTGTTTACCTCCGAAGGCAACAACTACCAAAGTGCGGCACTGGCACGCCATTTCGCGGAAGAGCTGGGGCACCAGGTCAATGAACGCCTGAACGAGCGGCGTTGGGCGCTGGTGCTGGCCAATGCGGCAGGCTCCCAGCGCAGTGTGGAGCGCCTGCGCGAAGGTGTGCACGAATTGCAGCAAGGTGCCAAAGAACTCAGTGGCGGAGCCAATGCAGTGGCGTCTGGTGCCAAAACCGTGCACACCGGCGCCAACCAGCTCAGCGAAGGTGTGGGGCAACTCAGCAGCGGTTTCAAGCAATTGGGCGAAGGCCTGCGCACCATGGACGCCAAGCGCCCCCGCAATTCCGACCTGGCCCGCCTGCAGACCGGGGCCGAGGCCCTGGCCAACGGCCATGCGGAGATGGGCAAGGGACTGGTCGAACTGCAAACCGGCAGCCAAAAGCTGCGCACGGGCGTGAACCAGTACCGCGATGAAGCCAAGAACAGCCTGCTGGTCAGCGCCCAGGTGACCGAGGGTTTGGATCAACTCGCGGAAGGGGTGACCCAGCTCGACACCGGCCTGCAAAGCGCCCGCAGCGCAGAACAGCAGTTGGCGGACGGTGCCAACCGCCTGAGCGCGGGCGTAGGGGAGTTGACCAACGGCCTGCGTGCGCTGAATGCTGGCTTGCGTACCGCGGTGGGCAAGCTGCCGGAAGACCGCCAGCTGGATGCGCTGGGCAATGGCGCGGTGGACCTTGCCGAAGGCACGGCCGCGCTGGCCGAAGGCACGCAAAAAGTCAAAAGCGGATCGCAACGCCTCACTGCGGGCATGGACCTGCTGGCCGACGCGCTCCCTGCATCCGTCAGCAGACTGGAGGGAAGTGCCCAAGGACTGGCCAATTCCGTGCGGCCCCAAATGGAGGTTGAGGCCCCGGTGCAAAACAATGGCAGCAGCTTTGCCCCTAATGTCATCCCCGCAGCGCTGTGGCTGGGTGCAGGCATCGTGGCCTTTTTGTTCAATGTGCGGGCCATGCCACGGCAGGCGCGCTTCTTTTCTGCCCTGGCACAACTGCTGGGCAAGATGCTGATACCTGCTTTGGTGGTGGTGGTGCAAGCGTTGCTGGTACTGCTGACGGTGCGTTTTGCGCTCAACATCCACATACTTCATCTGCCGGCCTTCCTACTCACCCTGGTGACGGCATCCCTGACATTCCTGCTCATCGTTTTTGCACTGACACGTGCACTGGGCGATGCGGGCAAGGGACTGGCCATGCTGTTTCTGGCCATTCAACTGACCTCCTCGGGCGGGGTGTTGCCGATCGAACTCAGCGGGAAGTGGTTCATCAACCTCAGCCCCTGGTTGCCATTGACCTGGGAGGTGCGGGCGCTCAAGGCCACCCTGTTTGGGGCGTACGGAGGCGCCTGGGGTGAGCCTCTGCTGCACGTGGCTGCAGCCGGATTGGTGGCGGCCATCGTCGCCTGTACCGTAGGGCAGTGGCGTTTTGTCAAAACGGCGGCACTCCGCCCCGCCGTCGACTTCTAG
- a CDS encoding FAD-dependent oxidoreductase, producing MNLKKLGVLGLLLAGVVLFFALGLNQYLSLDALQASQDRLAQGYAESPWTVRATYFLLYVAVTSLSLPGAVILTLAGGALFGLGWGLLLVSFASSIGATLSFLIARFVLRDVVQARFSTRLEEINKGVEREGVFYLLSLRLVPLVPFFVINLAMGLTAMRTRTFYWASQLGMLAGTAVYVNAGTQLASIQSLRDVVSPALLGSFVLLGLFPLLARWVLNAVQKRRVYARWNAVRPKTFDRNLIVIGGGAGGLVSAYIAAVVKAKVTLVEAHKMGGDCLNYGCVPSKALIKSAKLAQQMRNGKTYGLHNAEPTFSFKAVMQRIHAIIAAIEPHDSVERYTGLGVEVLQGYAKIVNPWTVEIALNGGGKQVLTTRSIVIAAGARPFVPPLPGLDDVGYVTSDTLWDAFAKLDEIPKRLVVLGGGPIGCELAQAFARLGAQVTQVEMAPRIMLREDVEVSALATEALQKDGVQVLTGHKALRCERTGGEKVLVVEHGGAEKSIAFDQLLCAVGRSARLTGYGLEELGIPTHKTVQTNEYLQTIYPNIYAAGDVAGPFQFTHTASHQAWYAAVNALFGDFKKFKADYSVIPWATFIDPEVARVGLNEQDAKEQGVAYEVTKYGIDDLDRAIADSEAHGFVKVLTVPGKDKILGVTIVGSHAAELLAEYVLAMRHGLGLNKILGTIHTYPTLSEANKYAAGEWKRAHQPHALLEWVRKFHTWRRG from the coding sequence ATGAACCTGAAAAAACTCGGCGTGCTGGGCCTGCTGCTCGCAGGCGTGGTCTTGTTTTTTGCGCTGGGACTGAACCAGTACCTGAGCCTGGACGCCCTGCAGGCCAGCCAGGACCGCCTGGCCCAGGGTTATGCAGAGTCGCCCTGGACGGTGCGCGCGACCTACTTTCTGCTGTACGTCGCGGTGACGTCGCTGTCGTTGCCAGGCGCCGTCATCCTGACGCTGGCGGGAGGTGCCCTGTTTGGCCTGGGCTGGGGGCTGCTGCTGGTGTCGTTTGCGTCCAGCATCGGGGCCACGTTGTCGTTCCTGATAGCGCGTTTTGTATTGCGTGACGTGGTGCAGGCCCGCTTTTCCACGCGGCTGGAGGAGATCAACAAGGGCGTGGAGCGCGAAGGCGTGTTTTACCTGCTGAGCCTGCGGCTGGTACCGCTGGTGCCCTTCTTTGTGATCAACCTGGCCATGGGGCTGACTGCCATGCGCACCCGGACGTTTTACTGGGCGAGCCAGTTGGGCATGCTGGCAGGCACGGCGGTGTATGTGAATGCGGGCACCCAACTGGCCAGCATCCAAAGCCTGCGGGACGTCGTGAGCCCGGCGCTGCTGGGCTCTTTTGTACTGCTGGGCCTCTTTCCGCTGCTGGCGCGTTGGGTACTGAATGCTGTGCAAAAACGCCGCGTGTATGCACGCTGGAACGCCGTGCGCCCCAAGACCTTTGACCGCAATCTCATCGTCATCGGCGGCGGCGCGGGCGGGCTGGTGTCCGCCTACATCGCCGCCGTGGTCAAGGCCAAGGTGACGCTGGTGGAAGCGCACAAGATGGGCGGCGACTGCCTGAACTACGGCTGTGTGCCGAGCAAGGCACTGATCAAAAGCGCCAAGCTGGCGCAGCAGATGCGCAACGGCAAGACCTACGGCCTGCACAACGCAGAGCCGACCTTCAGTTTCAAGGCGGTGATGCAGCGCATCCACGCCATCATTGCCGCCATCGAGCCGCACGACAGTGTGGAGCGCTACACCGGCCTGGGTGTGGAAGTGCTGCAGGGTTACGCGAAGATCGTCAACCCGTGGACAGTAGAGATTGCGCTCAACGGCGGCGGCAAGCAGGTGTTGACCACCCGCAGCATCGTCATCGCTGCAGGTGCCCGCCCCTTTGTGCCGCCACTTCCTGGGCTGGATGACGTGGGTTATGTCACCAGCGACACGCTGTGGGACGCCTTTGCCAAGCTGGATGAGATTCCAAAACGGCTGGTGGTGCTGGGCGGTGGTCCGATTGGGTGTGAACTGGCACAGGCCTTTGCACGATTGGGCGCACAGGTCACGCAAGTCGAGATGGCGCCGCGCATCATGCTGCGCGAAGACGTTGAAGTGTCCGCACTGGCCACCGAGGCGCTGCAAAAAGACGGCGTACAGGTGCTCACTGGCCACAAGGCTTTGCGTTGCGAGCGCACTGGTGGCGAGAAGGTCCTGGTGGTGGAACACGGTGGCGCGGAAAAAAGCATCGCGTTTGACCAGTTGCTGTGCGCCGTGGGCCGCAGCGCGCGCCTCACCGGCTACGGGCTGGAAGAGCTGGGCATCCCCACCCACAAGACCGTGCAGACCAACGAGTACCTGCAAACCATTTACCCCAACATCTATGCAGCAGGGGATGTGGCCGGGCCGTTCCAGTTCACCCACACGGCATCCCACCAGGCCTGGTATGCCGCGGTGAACGCATTGTTTGGCGACTTCAAAAAGTTCAAGGCCGACTACTCGGTCATCCCCTGGGCCACCTTCATCGACCCCGAGGTGGCACGTGTGGGACTGAATGAGCAGGATGCGAAGGAACAAGGGGTTGCCTATGAGGTGACGAAATACGGCATTGACGACCTGGACCGCGCCATTGCCGACAGCGAGGCGCACGGGTTTGTGAAAGTGCTCACCGTGCCCGGCAAGGACAAGATTCTGGGCGTGACCATCGTCGGCAGCCATGCGGCCGAGCTGCTGGCCGAATACGTGCTGGCCATGCGCCACGGCCTGGGACTCAACAAGATTCTGGGCACCATCCACACCTACCCCACGCTGTCCGAGGCCAACAAATACGCGGCCGGCGAATGGAAACGCGCGCACCAGCCGCATGCGCTGCTGGAGTGGGTCCGCAAGTTCCACACCTGGCGGCGCGGTTGA
- a CDS encoding Rieske (2Fe-2S) protein encodes MSDLPPPQHWFDVPGAPAPGTLLGLRDTLVDGAACMHTVQTFKLLLLRSGPEVKAYVNRCAHFGVPLAEKQQHLIYTPHTSVSCNVHYAQYRWSDGLCTSGDCEGESLLPIPLEVDAQGHIRIAQDAPTP; translated from the coding sequence ATGAGCGACCTGCCACCGCCCCAACACTGGTTTGACGTGCCAGGCGCGCCCGCGCCCGGCACGCTGCTGGGCCTGCGCGACACCCTGGTGGACGGCGCGGCCTGCATGCATACCGTGCAGACCTTCAAACTGCTGTTGCTGCGCAGCGGCCCGGAGGTCAAGGCCTATGTGAACCGCTGTGCCCACTTTGGCGTGCCGCTGGCAGAAAAGCAGCAACACCTGATCTACACCCCGCACACCAGCGTGAGCTGCAATGTGCACTACGCCCAATACCGCTGGAGCGATGGCCTGTGTACCTCCGGTGACTGCGAGGGCGAATCGCTGCTGCCGATTCCGCTGGAGGTCGACGCGCAAGGCCATATCCGCATCGCCCAGGACGCACCCACTCCATGA
- a CDS encoding FAD-dependent oxidoreductase yields MTDAAAPNFAEPSHFGPSHGYQPRQMVLLGAGHAHVHVLKALAANPPGVRITLVTPHPLQMYSGMVPGYVAGHYGLDDCVIPLEPLVRRGGIRWLQRSVKALDASAQTVTLDDGSTLHYDWLSVNTGPVQSRTQLERSMPGIREHGLFVRPVEAFAALWPKVVDMGATRALRVAIIGAGAGGIELAFAVRHRLPTAAVTLVTGTTPVAANYPEAVQKRLLVLLKKHKITVLQDVAVGIQADEVRLACGAGLACDVPLIATGTQPPDWLADSGLRLDEQGFIAVDKYQRSTNHHQVFAAGDVSTRIDRNLARSGVYAVRAGPALARNLGAAVAGREPESHEPPMFTLSLLSCGKRYAVASWGNYSAQGRWVWWLKNWIDRRFVAQYTKLP; encoded by the coding sequence ATGACTGACGCCGCCGCGCCCAACTTTGCCGAACCCAGCCACTTCGGTCCCAGCCATGGTTACCAGCCCCGCCAGATGGTGCTGCTGGGCGCCGGGCATGCCCATGTCCATGTACTCAAGGCGCTGGCGGCCAACCCGCCCGGCGTGCGCATCACGCTGGTGACGCCGCACCCGCTGCAAATGTATTCGGGCATGGTGCCCGGTTACGTGGCGGGGCATTACGGGCTGGATGACTGCGTGATTCCACTGGAGCCACTGGTGCGCCGCGGCGGCATCCGTTGGCTGCAACGCAGCGTCAAGGCGTTGGACGCCAGCGCACAAACCGTGACGCTGGACGACGGCAGCACGCTGCATTACGACTGGCTCTCGGTCAACACCGGCCCGGTACAAAGCCGCACCCAACTGGAACGCAGCATGCCCGGCATCCGCGAGCACGGCCTGTTTGTGCGCCCCGTGGAAGCCTTTGCCGCGCTGTGGCCCAAGGTGGTCGACATGGGAGCCACACGCGCGCTGCGCGTGGCCATCATTGGCGCTGGCGCCGGGGGCATTGAGCTGGCCTTTGCCGTGCGCCACCGCCTGCCCACCGCGGCGGTCACCCTGGTCACCGGCACCACACCGGTGGCAGCCAACTACCCCGAAGCGGTGCAAAAGCGCCTGCTGGTGCTGCTGAAGAAGCACAAGATCACCGTGCTGCAGGACGTGGCCGTGGGCATACAGGCCGATGAAGTGCGCCTGGCCTGCGGCGCCGGACTGGCCTGCGACGTGCCCCTGATTGCCACCGGCACCCAGCCACCCGACTGGCTGGCGGACAGCGGCCTGCGTCTGGACGAGCAGGGCTTCATTGCAGTGGACAAATACCAGCGTTCCACCAACCACCACCAGGTGTTTGCCGCGGGCGACGTCAGCACGCGCATCGACCGCAACCTGGCGCGCAGCGGGGTCTACGCCGTGCGCGCTGGCCCGGCACTGGCGCGCAATCTCGGTGCTGCGGTGGCCGGACGCGAGCCCGAGTCCCACGAACCACCGATGTTCACCCTCAGCTTGCTGTCCTGCGGCAAGCGTTACGCCGTAGCCAGTTGGGGGAACTACAGCGCGCAGGGGCGTTGGGTGTGGTGGTTGAAGAACTGGATTGATCGGCGGTTTGTAGCGCAATATACAAAGTTGCCTTAA
- a CDS encoding CDP-alcohol phosphatidyltransferase family protein, protein MLDRFATALIRPAVTATARVLVRARVGANSITLVGFAIGLIAAILIAAHAYLAGAVAIFLSRICDALDGAVARETRPSDAGGFLDIALDFLFYASIPLAFAFASPADNALAAAVLLAAFIGTSSSFLAFAVLAAKRGLTNTDYPDKSFYFLGGLTEATETLAFFAAMCLWPQHFALLAYAFAGLCGITIATRIVWGWRAFS, encoded by the coding sequence ATGCTCGACCGCTTCGCCACCGCCCTGATCCGCCCCGCCGTCACCGCCACTGCGCGGGTGCTGGTGCGCGCACGGGTAGGGGCCAATAGCATCACGCTGGTGGGCTTCGCCATCGGGCTGATTGCTGCAATTTTGATAGCTGCTCACGCATATTTGGCGGGGGCTGTGGCTATTTTTCTCTCAAGAATTTGCGATGCATTGGACGGTGCGGTGGCACGTGAGACGCGCCCCAGCGATGCGGGTGGCTTTCTGGACATCGCGCTGGACTTCCTGTTTTACGCGAGCATTCCGCTGGCCTTTGCCTTTGCCAGCCCTGCTGACAACGCGCTGGCCGCGGCCGTACTGCTGGCGGCCTTCATTGGCACCAGCAGCAGCTTTCTGGCGTTTGCGGTGCTGGCCGCCAAGCGGGGCCTGACCAACACCGATTACCCCGACAAGTCCTTTTACTTTTTGGGTGGCCTGACCGAGGCCACCGAGACGCTGGCCTTCTTTGCCGCCATGTGCCTGTGGCCGCAACACTTTGCGCTGCTCGCCTATGCCTTCGCCGGCCTGTGCGGCATCACCATCGCCACCCGCATCGTATGGGGTTGGCGCGCTTTTTCCTGA
- a CDS encoding PilT/PilU family type 4a pilus ATPase encodes MSTLTEDQARAYMHKLLAAMRQAGGSDLFISHDFPPSMKANGSMQPLSGQKLNGEVTRTCAQSLMNERQREEFAKEMECNFAISIPGISRFRVNVYMQQQNVAMVVRTIASEIPNFEKLELPPVLKDVIMNKRGLVLVVGGTGSGKSTSLAAMIDYRNSSSAGHIITVEDPVEYVHISKKSLISHREVGVDTHSWHHALKNTLRQAPDVILIGEIRDPETMEHAIAFAETGHLCLGTLHANNANQAIDRIISFFPEERRNQLLMDLSANLRSIVSQRLVRTEDGKGRKAAIEILLNTPTIAERIFKGSFGDIKGIMEKSRELGMRTFDWALFELYDAGHIGFEEAIRNADSANELRLAIKLKSKRGEPAGASGPTLSFDKEPTAEELEALREEEQRKQAQRRRELEDAELERKMKEKGMDSRFGDSQMRTG; translated from the coding sequence ATGAGCACACTGACCGAAGACCAAGCCCGCGCCTACATGCACAAACTGCTGGCTGCCATGCGCCAGGCGGGGGGCTCCGACCTCTTTATCTCGCACGACTTTCCACCCAGCATGAAGGCCAACGGCAGCATGCAGCCGCTGTCGGGCCAGAAACTCAATGGCGAGGTGACGCGCACCTGCGCCCAGTCGCTGATGAACGAGCGCCAGCGCGAGGAGTTCGCCAAGGAGATGGAATGCAACTTCGCCATCTCCATTCCCGGCATCTCCCGGTTTCGGGTGAATGTGTATATGCAGCAGCAAAACGTGGCCATGGTGGTGCGCACCATTGCTTCGGAAATCCCCAATTTCGAGAAACTGGAACTGCCGCCCGTCCTGAAAGACGTGATCATGAACAAGCGCGGGCTGGTGCTGGTAGTGGGCGGCACGGGGTCGGGCAAATCGACCTCGCTGGCGGCCATGATCGACTACCGCAACAGCAGTTCGGCCGGCCACATCATCACCGTGGAAGACCCGGTGGAGTACGTGCATATCTCCAAAAAATCACTCATCAGCCACCGCGAAGTGGGCGTGGACACCCACTCCTGGCACCACGCGCTGAAGAACACGCTGCGCCAGGCGCCAGACGTCATCCTGATTGGCGAAATACGCGACCCCGAGACCATGGAGCACGCGATTGCCTTTGCCGAAACCGGCCACCTGTGCCTGGGCACGCTGCACGCCAACAACGCGAATCAGGCAATCGACCGCATCATCAGCTTCTTCCCCGAAGAGCGGCGCAACCAGTTGCTGATGGACCTGTCGGCCAACCTGCGCTCCATCGTGTCGCAGCGCCTGGTACGCACCGAAGACGGCAAGGGCCGCAAGGCCGCCATCGAGATTCTGCTGAACACCCCCACCATCGCCGAGCGCATCTTCAAGGGCTCGTTTGGTGACATCAAGGGCATCATGGAAAAGTCGCGCGAACTGGGCATGCGCACGTTTGACTGGGCGCTGTTTGAGTTGTACGACGCAGGACACATCGGCTTTGAAGAGGCCATCCGCAATGCCGACTCTGCCAACGAATTGCGCCTGGCCATCAAGCTCAAGAGCAAACGCGGTGAGCCAGCCGGCGCCTCCGGCCCTACGCTGTCGTTCGACAAGGAGCCGACCGCCGAAGAGCTGGAAGCCCTGCGTGAGGAAGAGCAGCGCAAACAGGCGCAGCGCAGGCGCGAGCTGGAAGACGCGGAGCTGGAGCGCAAGATGAAAGAAAAAGGCATGGACAGCCGCTTTGGCGACAGCCAGATGCGGACTGGCTGA
- a CDS encoding ATP-binding cassette domain-containing protein, translating into MSLQIHVHHLSTPATTLVRGLHLQIAPGTVHTLMGPSGSGKSSLLAAVCGTLPEGLRFDGEVQLEGTRIDTLPTQARRVGILFQEDLLFAHMTVGENLLFAVPAGPRAARDAQVAQALADVEMTGTTHANPATLSGGQRTRIALARALLAQPHALLLDEPFSKLDAALKDRMRALVFGLVKARNIPALLVTHDVGDVADAAHLTQLASS; encoded by the coding sequence ATGAGCCTGCAAATCCATGTGCACCACCTGTCCACGCCCGCTACGACGCTGGTCCGTGGGCTGCATCTGCAGATAGCGCCCGGCACGGTACACACGCTGATGGGGCCCAGCGGTTCGGGCAAGTCCAGCCTGCTGGCCGCAGTGTGCGGGACGCTGCCCGAAGGCCTGCGGTTTGACGGCGAGGTGCAACTGGAAGGCACGCGCATCGACACACTGCCAACACAGGCACGCCGCGTAGGCATCCTGTTTCAGGAAGACCTGCTGTTTGCCCACATGACCGTGGGGGAGAACCTGCTGTTTGCCGTGCCCGCCGGCCCGCGCGCCGCACGCGATGCGCAGGTAGCGCAGGCATTGGCAGATGTAGAAATGACCGGCACCACCCACGCCAACCCCGCCACCCTGTCTGGCGGCCAGCGCACCCGCATCGCACTGGCGCGCGCGCTGCTGGCACAGCCCCATGCGTTGTTGTTGGACGAACCGTTCTCCAAACTCGACGCCGCGCTGAAAGACCGCATGCGTGCGCTGGTGTTTGGGCTGGTGAAGGCGCGCAATATTCCGGCGCTGCTGGTGACGCACGATGTGGGGGATGTGGCTGATGCGGCGCATCTGACGCAGCTCGCATCGTCCTAG
- the selD gene encoding selenide, water dikinase SelD, giving the protein MNAPVSPSGLSTEPRLTSLSHGGGCGCKIAPGVLSEILKTTTAMPLPPELLVGIETADDAAVYRLNDSQALIATTDFFMPIVDDPYDFGRIAATNAISDVYAMGGTPIMALALVGMPINVLSTETIGKILAGGAAVCKAAGIPIAGGHTIDSVEPIYGLVALGLVHPDRVKRNADARAGDCLVLGKPLGVGILSAALKKEKLDAAGYARMIAVTTQLNTPGPDLAALDGVHAITDVTGFGLAGHALEMARGSGCTVELDWSRVPLIEGVRALAEQGMVTGASGRNWAAYGTQVALPEGFSSVDQALLSDPQTSGGLLVSCAPEAVDDVLAVFARHGFGGAVEMGRVVSADGMPGLLVR; this is encoded by the coding sequence ATGAATGCCCCAGTGTCCCCTTCCGGGTTGTCGACCGAACCCCGCCTGACCTCGTTGTCGCATGGCGGCGGCTGTGGCTGCAAGATCGCGCCCGGCGTGTTGTCGGAGATTCTCAAGACCACCACCGCCATGCCCTTGCCCCCCGAGTTGCTGGTGGGCATAGAGACAGCAGACGACGCCGCGGTCTACCGGCTCAACGACAGCCAGGCGCTGATCGCCACCACCGACTTTTTCATGCCCATCGTCGACGACCCGTACGACTTTGGCCGCATTGCCGCGACCAACGCCATCTCCGATGTGTATGCCATGGGCGGCACACCCATCATGGCGCTGGCGCTGGTGGGCATGCCGATCAACGTGTTGTCCACCGAAACCATTGGCAAGATCCTGGCCGGTGGTGCGGCAGTGTGCAAGGCGGCTGGCATTCCGATTGCCGGTGGCCACACCATCGACTCGGTCGAACCGATCTATGGCCTGGTCGCGCTGGGACTGGTGCACCCGGACCGCGTCAAGCGCAATGCCGATGCGCGGGCGGGCGACTGCCTGGTACTGGGCAAGCCGCTGGGCGTGGGCATCCTGTCCGCCGCGCTCAAGAAAGAAAAACTGGACGCGGCAGGCTATGCCCGCATGATTGCCGTGACCACGCAGCTCAACACGCCGGGGCCGGATCTGGCGGCGCTCGATGGCGTGCACGCCATCACCGATGTGACCGGCTTTGGCCTGGCTGGGCACGCGCTGGAAATGGCGCGCGGCTCAGGCTGCACGGTAGAACTGGACTGGTCGCGTGTGCCGCTGATTGAGGGTGTGCGTGCGTTGGCGGAGCAGGGTATGGTTACCGGCGCGTCGGGGCGCAACTGGGCGGCTTATGGGACGCAGGTTGCTTTGCCGGAAGGCTTCTCTTCCGTTGACCAGGCTTTGTTGAGTGATCCGCAGACCAGTGGGGGGTTGCTGGTGAGTTGTGCGCCTGAGGCTGTTGATGACGTGTTGGCGGTTTTTGCGCGGCATGGGTTTGGGGGGGCGGTGGAGATGGGGCGTGTTGTTTCTGCTGACGGCATGCCCGGTTTGTTAGTGCGTTGA